A region from the Malus domestica chromosome 07, GDT2T_hap1 genome encodes:
- the LOC103439835 gene encoding uncharacterized protein: protein MASDRSSGDPIADYGKTQRIVLLLDLNPLLHLQNPAPFLTALLSAVKTLLSFPPLSSSLFAFRPFFSSLSPLLSSSKIPTSLSLSFHLPGPSFNSLSQTLNSLPAFRRDPLSPPRASNLAASLRQLVHDYAWDPVVCDPVTGMFSNCDSTAVRSNLVVLFSPLCVPANCLTEFLNVGVGDESLENVNAFSERFRGFFENVNDAFMSRDIQCSWVDVRYELECGEGEVGNDEDKTRFEFFESGVRSLGWGFCSTDSIVLGSALVPFGLIYPEIGISSKFFGCNDSHKKVNAQLSLEILDVSGKPLECKFCDLQLVDLKMLPRNAADDTFFSLEIMNSQTKGGKLKELFWGNFGKGVTKFQVMALQKYNEFLKFRGHLSDPLLVCEGSEKPGKDGKESFGNYYADKVLEMLAVDLGENAKRKSTPSWQILLSFLYRNGHGALVSLSNDSGVSYTAILKPFTVSSALLFIVDEGFHPQTKVHDIGGAKADRLSPKMKNEICKPNADLDQTGPPNKHSAGKDGRKRNIKRNSHLLQDLTWSAFCKAAFEHSELSLEEVYFARESYNSKKMRFLKCWMKQIKKSSECGLIEEKESQADKLHKKEMDNRLDNLHQESEQPISSSPSIGENSLTVASGIQDEAALEFRSETLEAFFSSLSNKIQQGLEYEAVDLGALAYRLVNSSIYWLNTKRETEALSESQTPLVNSGATDDLVAAEVLKLLLRDPKDINARQKSCNLSVKASDSESEGLASGNIVREYELQIFFRMEILQSEVGASIPESMKQKFVKHICSFLEKIRCHLEGGFFGDWSVDDYVEKIIKNRYCETLEDVVHKIYMKMDLLLFADEEELPNSLLNSEDSNRSCREKPKRDEVDENYKIWDSLSAEGESLGLLKTDSGRPTAEEVKQNDDHARKLVEAQESRERARRFASFTRRMPDLQRVWAPKQLKPLKPKSNPLRKLFKRKDHRGSCDDRVCETPMTGIKRSCSQSSWDDEEDCREYSSQPCGSVSKALFQDDDQ from the exons ATGGCATCCGATCGGAGCTCCGGCGACCCAATCGCCGACTACGGCAAAACGCAGCGCATCGTCCTCCTCCTAGACCTCAACCCACTTCTCCACCTCCAAAACCCAGCTCCATTTCTCACCGCCCTCCTCTCGGCCGTCAAAACCCTCCTCTCCTTCCCAcctctctcctcctctctcttCGCCTTCAGACCCTtcttctcctccctctctccgCTGCTTTCCTCCTCCAAGATCCCCacttccctctccctctctttccacCTCCCAGGCCCATCTTTCAACTCCCTCTCCCAAACCCTCAATTCCCTCCCCGCATTTCGCCGCGACCCGTTGTCGCCCCCCCGGGCTTCTAACCTCGCCGCCTCCTTGCGCCAGCTCGTGCACGATTACGCCTGGGACCCCGTGGTCTGCGATCCGGTAACGGGTATGTTTTCGAATTGTGATTCGACTGCTGTGAGGTCCAATTTGGTCGTTCTGTTTTCGCCCCTTTGTGTACCTGCCAACTGTTTGACAGAATTCCTGAATGTGGGTGTGGGTGACGAGTCTTTGGAAAATGTGAATGCGTTTTCCGAGAGATTTCGGGGTTTCTTTGAGAATGTGAATGATGCATTTATGAGTAGGGATATTCAATGTAGTTGGGTTGATGTCAGGTATGAATTAGAATGTGGTGAGGGTGAGGTTGGGAACGATGAGGATAAGACGAGATTTGAGTTTTTCGAGAGTGGGGTTAGGAGTTTGGGATGGGGATTTTGTTCAACTGATTCGATTGTTCTTGGTTCTGCTCTTGTTCCTTTTGGTTTGATTTATCCAGAGATTGGGATTTCATCCAAGTTTTTCGGTTGTAATGATAGTCATAAGAAAGTCAACGCGCAGTTGAGTCTCGAGATATTAGATGTAAGTGGGAAGCCTTTGGAATGCAAGTTTTGTGATCTTCAATTGGTTGATTTGAAGATGTTGCCTAGAAATGCAGCTGATGATACATTCTTTTCCCTAGAAATCATGAATTCACAAACAAAAGGTGGTAAACTGAAGGAATTGTTCTGGGGGAATTTTGGTAAAGGCGTGACAAAGTTTCAGGTTATGGCTTTGCAAAAGTATAATGAGTTTCTGAAATTCAGGGGGCACTTATCTGATCCTCTCCTTGTATGTGAAGGTTCGGAAAAACCTGGTAAAGATGGAAAAGAAAGTTTTGGCAATTATTATGCAGATAAGGTTCTAGAAATGCTAGCAGTGGACTTGGGTGAGAATGCAAAGAGAAAATCTACACCCAGTTGGCAGATTCTCTTGAGTTTCTTATATAGGAATGGTCATGGAGCATTAGTGTCTCTTTCAAATGACAGTGGTGTATCATATACCGCAATCCTTAAGCCTTTCACAGTTTCTTCGGCTCTTCTGTTTATTGTGGACGAAGGATTTCACCCTCAGACAAAAGTGCATGATATTGGTGGAGCAAAAGCAGACCGATTAAGTCCaaagatgaagaatgagattTGCAAACCGAATGCTGATTTGGACCAAACTGGGCCACCTAATAAGCATTCTGCAGGCAAGGATGGAAGGAAGCGGaatatcaaaagaaattcacatTTGCTACAAGATCTCACATGGAGTGCTTTCTGCAAGGCAGCATTTGAACACTCAGAGCTAAGTTTGGAAGAGGTTTACTTTGCCAGGGAATCGTATAACTCAAAAAAGATGAGATTTCTGAAATGCTGGATGAAACAGATTAAAAAGTCTAGCGAATGTGGCCTAATAGAGGAGAAAGAATCCCAGGCAGACAAGCTCCATAAAAAAGAGATGGACAATAGGTTGGATAACTTGCACCAAGAAAGTGAACAGccaatttcttcatctccttccATTGGAGAAAATTCTTTGACTGTGGCTTCTGGTATACAAGATGAAGCTGCTTTGGAATTTAGATCAGAAACGTTGGAAGCTTTTTTCAGTAGTCTATCCAACAAGATCCAGCAAGGACTTGAATATGAAGCAGTAGACTTGGGGGCTTTGGCATATCGGCTTGTGAATTCATCCATATATTGGTTAAATACAAAGCGGGAAACAGAAGCCCTGTCAGAGAGTCAAACTCCTCTTGTAAATTCTGGTGCTACTGATGATTTGGTTGCTGCCGAGGTGTTAAAACTTCTACTCAGAGATCCCAAGGATATCAATGCAAGGCAGAAAAGCTGCAACCTCTCTGTTAAAGCATCTGATTCAGAATCTGAAGGACTTGCTTCGGGAAATATTGTTCGAGA ATATGAATTGCAGATATTTTTCCGGATGGAGATACTGCAATCAGAGGTTGGTGCAAGTATTCCAGAGTCTATGAAACAGAAGTTTGTAAAACATATTTGCtcatttttggagaaaattcgGTGTCATCTGGAGGGAGGCTTCTTTGGTGACTGGAGTGTAGATGATTATGTTGAAAAGATCATAAAAAACAG GTACTGTGAGACACTTGAGGACGTGGTTCACAAAATCTATATGAAAATGGATTTGTTGCTGTTTGCTGACGAGGAAGAACTCCCTAATAGTTTACTCAACAGCGAGGACAGCAATCGATCCTGTAGAGAAAAACCAAAGAGAGATGAAGTGgatgaaaattacaaaatctgGGACTCATTGTCAGCAGAAGGTGAGTCCCTTGGTCTGCTGAAAACTGATAGTGGAAGACCAACCGCTGAAGAGGTTAAACAAAACGACGACCATGCTCGCAAGTTAGTTGAAGCTcaagagagtagagagagagctCGAAGATTCGCTTCTTTCACAAGAAGGATGCCCGATCTGCAGAGAGTTTGGGCCCCAAAACAGCTAAAACCATTGAAACCGAAGTCCAATCCGCTTCGAAAGCTGTTTAAAAGGAAGGATCATAGAGGGTCATGTGATGACAGGGTATGTGAAACCCCAATGACAGGAATCAAACGCTCATGCTCGCAAAGCAGCTGGGATGACGAAGAAGATTGCCGAGAATACAGTAGCCAGCCGTGTGGTTCTGTTTCGAAAGCATTGTTCCAGGATGATGACCAGTGA
- the LOC103439836 gene encoding uncharacterized protein: MSAITFSSISVSKFITFSSISSSSFPKYPTPYPSLSPKFPPYPLTHSSRKLSVPVFSKPSEAEEEEEQSSAPEDEWLKKLPDKKKPLYAHSLPCIEAWLRNLGFYQSEEDRAVWLVEKPEWHAQLSLDVTDLYVRYLKTGPGNIEKDVERRFSYALSREDIENAVLGGP, translated from the exons ATGTCCGCCATCACCTTCTCCTCCATTTCTGTCTCCAAATTCATCACCTTCTCCTCCATTTCTTCCTCAAGTTTCCCAAAGTATCCAACTCCGTACCCTTCACTTTCACCCAAATTCCCACCGTATCCCCTCACTCACTCTTCCAGAAAGCTCTCGGTCCCGGTGTTTTCCAAGCCCTCCGAGgcggaggaagaagaggagcagtCGTCGGCGCCGGAGGACGAGTGGCTGAAGAAGCTGCCGGACAAGAAGAAGCCGCTGTACGCCCACAGCCTCCCCTGCATCGAGGCCTGGCTGAGGAACTTGGGGTTTTACCAGAGCGAAGAGGACCGGGCGGTTTGGCTGGTGGAGAAGCCCGAGTGGCACGCGCAGCTCTCCCTCGACGTCACCGATTTGTATGTGAG GTATCTAAAGACTGGACCGGGAAATATTGAAAAGGATGTGGAGAGGAGATTTAGTTATGCACTGAGCAGAGAGGACATTGAGAATGCAGTGCTTGGAGGGCCATGA
- the LOC103439834 gene encoding putative pentatricopeptide repeat-containing protein At3g49142, giving the protein MRAITPISRQFTTARQLPAIITSTRKTEPFLQDPVLAHQVFGKILDQIPDIKTLKKLHSSILVNQNLHSDASLGIKLMRAYAACGEPGIARHIFDEIPEKNVVFFNVMIRSYVNNHLYHDALLVYKTMSAKGFNPDNYTFPCVLKACSGSDNLWVGLQIHGAVVKVGLDVNLFIGNGLIAMYGKCGCLVEARSVLDEMPCKDVVSCNSLVAGYAQNGLFNDALEVCREMEAFGLKPDAGTMASLFPAVSNTSSENVLSVKDMFMKLVKKSLVSWNVMIAVYVNNLMPSEAVNIFLQMEASGIEPDVVTIASVLPACGDLSALLLGKRIHEYVEKKRLRPNLSLENALIDMYAKCGCLQDAREVFDAMKFPDVVSWTSMMSAYGRCGQGRDAMTLFRKMQDSGLIPDSIAFVSVMAACSHAGLLDEGQHYFKMMTEEYRIEPRIEHCACMVDLFGRAGKVDEAYSFVKQMSLEPNERVWGALLSACRVYSNMNVGLLAADRLFQLAPEQSGYYVLLSNIYAKAGRWQDVTTVRSIMKSRGIKKIPGVSNVELNDQVHTFLAGDRSHPQSKEIYEELDVLVGKMKELGYIPETDSALHDVEEEEKECHLAVHSEKLAVVFAILNTEPGTPIRITKNLRVCSDCHIAIKLISKIAEREIVVRDTNRFHHFKDGLCSCGDYW; this is encoded by the coding sequence ATGAGAGCCATTACTCCCATTTCCCGCCAGTTTACAACTGCCAGACAACTACCAGCCATCATAACATCTACTCGAAAAACCGAACCTTTCCTACAGGACCCAGTTCTTGCACACCAAGTGTTTGGTAAAATACTTGATCAAATCCCAGATATCAAAACACTGAAGAAACTCCATTCCAGCATCCTCGTCAACCAAAATCTCCATTCGGACGCATCGCTGGGCATCAAACTCATGAGGGCCTATGCTGCTTGCGGAGAACCAGGAATCGCACGCCACATATTCGACGAAATTCCTGAGAAGAATGTTGTCTTCTTTAATGTCATGATCAGGAGCTATGTGAACAACCATTTGTACCATGATGCTCTTCTTGTTTACAAAACTATGTCTGCCAAGGGTTTTAACCCGGATAATTATACGTTCCCTTGTGTGCTGAAGGCGTGTTCCGGGTCGGATAATTTGTGGGTTGGGTTGCAAATTCATGGTGCTGTTGTGAAAGTTGGCCTTGATGTGAATTTGTTTATTGGGAATGGTTTGATTGCCATGTATGGGAAATGCGGTTGTTTGGTGGAGGCTCGGAGTGTTCTAGATGAGATGCCGTGTAAAGATGTGGTTTCTTGTAATTCTTTGGTTGCCGGGTATGCTCAAAATGGACTGTTCAATGATGCGTTAGAGGTTTGTAGGGAAATGGAGGCGTTCGGGCTTAAACCAGATGCCGGTACCATGGCTAGCCTATTCCCGGCTGTGTCCAACACTTCATCGGAGAACGTTTTGTCTGTTAAGGATATGTTTATGAAATTGGTGAAAAAGAGTTTGGTTTCGTGGAATGTGATGATAGCGGTGTATGTAAATAATTTAATGCCCAGTGAAGCAGTTAATATTTTCTTACAGATGGAGGCGAGTGGAATAGAGCCTGATGTAGTCACAATCGCCAGTGTTCTTCCCGCTTGTGGGGATCTTTCGGCTCTGTTGTTAGGGAAACGAATTCATGAATATGTTGAGAAAAAGAGACTCAGGCCAAATTTGTCGTTGGAGAATGCATTGATCGACATGTATGCTAAGTGTGGATGTTTACAAGATGCAAGAGAAGTATTTGATGCCATGAAATTTCCGGATGTTGTATCATGGACTTCAATGATGTCTGCCTATGGTAGGTGTGGACAAGGTCGTGATGCCATGACACTCTTTAGGAAAATGCAAGATTCGGGCCTGATTCCGGATTCAATTGCATTTGTATCGGTAATGGCCGCGTGCAGCCACGCAGGATTGCTGGATGAGGGACAGCATTACTTTAAAATGATGACTGAGGAGTACAGGATAGAGCCTAGGATAGAACACTGTGCTTGCATGGTTGATTTGTTTGGGCGTGCTGGAAAAGTGGATGAGGCTTACAGTTTTGTCAAACAGATGTCACTGGAGCCTAATGAAAGAGTGTGGGGTGCTCTGCTTAGTGCTTGCCGGGTATACTCTAACATGAACGTTGGACTTCTAGCTGCTGATCGCCTTTTCCAATTGGCTCCCGAGCAGTCAGGTTATTATGTCTTGTTATCAAACATCTATGCAAAAGCCGGTAGATGGCAAGATGTCACAACTGTCCGATCAATAATGAAGAGCCGAGGAATCAAGAAAATTCCCGGTGTCAGCAATGTTGAGCTCAACGATCAGGTCCATACTTTTCTTGCTGGTGATAGATCACATCCTCAATCTAAAGAAATATACGAAGAGTTAGACGTGTTGGTAGGGAAAATGAAGGAGTTAGGCTATATCCCTGAGACTGATTCCGCTCTCCATGATGtcgaggaggaggagaaggaatgcCATCTAGCAGTTCACAGCGAGAAGTTGGCAGTAGTGTTTGCCATTCTAAATACAGAGCCAGGGACACCGATCAGAATTACCAAGAATCTTCGTGTTTGTAGCGATTGTCATATTGCAATTAAGCTCATTTCCAAAATAGCGGAACGGGAAATTGTTGTCAGGGATACTAATCGCTTCCACCATTTCAAGGACGGTTTATGTTCTTGCGGAGATTATTGGTGA
- the LOC103439837 gene encoding hydroxyproline O-galactosyltransferase HPGT1, with protein sequence MGEKMQSRGSSARLSGAVFRSRIPTLLVSMFATFASIYVAGRLWQDSESRVYLIKELDRITGQGRSVVSVDDTLKIIACREQHKKLSALEMELTAARQEGFTSGRSAEINGTDYKIRPLVVIGIFTTFGRKNNRDAIRQAWMGTGGILKKMENEKGIIARFVIGRSANRGDSLDQAINNEYRKTKDFIILDTHIESPEEFPKKSKLFFAHAAEKWNAEFYSKVNDDVYVNIDALGATLATHLDKPRVYMGCMKSGEVFSQPSQKWYEPEWWKFGDKKSYFRHASAEMYVISQALAKFVSINRDILRTYAHDDISVGSWFIGLDVKHVHDTKFCCSSWAGGAICAGV encoded by the exons ATGGGAGAGAAGATGCAGAGCAGGGGATCCAGTGCTCGTCTCTCCGGCGCCGTTTTCCGGTCTCGGATCCCGACGCTCTTGGTCTCCATGTTCGCCACCTTCGCCTCCATCTACGTCGCAGGCCG GCTGTGGCAGGATTCGGAGAGCAGGGTTTATTTGATCAAAGAACTTGATAGGATTACTGGGCAG GGGCGATCTGTCGTATCAGTGGATGATACATTGAAAATCATAGCCTGCAG GGAACAACATAAGAAGTTATCAGCTCTTGAGATGGAGTTGACTGCAGCTAGACAAGAAGGTTTTACTTCGGGGCGATCAGCAGAGATTAACGGAACTGATTACAAGATAAGACCACTAGTGGTGATTGGTATTTTTACAACCTTTGGCCGCAAAAATAATAGGGATGCAATTCGTCAGGCGTGGATGGGAACAG GTGGTATCTTGAAAAAAATGGAGAATGAGAAGGGAATAATCGCTCGATTTGTTATTGGAAGAAG TGCAAATCGTGGGGATAGTTTGGACCAGGCCATCAACAATGAATACCGGAAAACTAAGGACTTCATTATTCTT GATACCCATATAGAGTCGCCTGAAGAGTTCCCAAAGAAGAGTAAATTGTTCTTCGCTCATGCTGCTGAAAAATGGAATGCTGAGTTTTACTCCAAAGTCAACGACGATGTTTATGTAAATATTG ATGCTCTGGGAGCTACACTTGCAACTCATTTGGACAAACCTCGGGTTTATATGGGGTGCATGAAATCAGGCGAAGTTTTCTCTCAGCC GAGCCAAAAATGGTATGAACCAGAATGGTGGAAGTTTGGCGATAAAAAATC ATATTTCCGCCATGCTTCGGCTGAGATGTACGTCATATCTCAAGCTTTGGCCAAATTTGTTTCAATCAATAG AGATATACTCCGTACCTATGCCCACGATGATATCAGTGTCGGATCTTGGTTTATCGGTCTTGATGTTAAACATGTCCATGATACCAAGTTTTGTTGCTCCTCGTGGGCGGGag GAGCTATTTGTGCTGGTGTTTGA
- the LOC103439838 gene encoding uncharacterized protein, whose translation MDYDYRSRSGQTPNYRPATSSAPSSHPMYGPPSSSSSMYPRVGQQSHAAVPPPYGGSAGRPLPHHQTANPPSSSSSGLGIRVTIKPDYRITPPPPLLLQVGDIPRSKFQFDFDLERKVLAELEKETPNWAKLGLQNLPPPRAVEPPSPSGSSADPVVSKYIASGLSREAVPLAVANHGDNPTKVREYVNAFTLLREMGFPQNAVAEALMMYDNDTDKALAHFLNNPS comes from the exons ATGGACTACGATTACAGATCCCGGTCCGGTCAAACGCCGAACTACCGTCCCGCCACGTCATCAGCGCCGTCTAGCCATCCGATGTACGGTCCCCCGTCATCGTCGTCGTCCATGTACCCGCGGGTGGGTCAACAGAGCCACGCGGCGGTTCCTCCCCCGTACGGAGGTAGCGCAGGCCGTCCTCTTCCCCACCACCAAACGGCAAACCCTCCTTCGTCTTCCTCCT CGGGATTGGGCATTCGAGTTACTATAAAACCGGATTATCGGATCACTCCTCCG CCTCCATTGTTATTGCAAGTTGGAGATATACCGCGGAGCAAGTTCCAGTTTGATTTTGATCTGGAGAGGAAAGTCTTGGCTGAATTAGAAAAGGAAACTCCGAATTGGGCCAAGCTTGGTCTGCAAAACCTTCCACCACCGAGGGCTGTAGAACCACCATCTCCGTCG GGTTCTAGCGCAGATCCGGTTGTCAGCAAATATATCGCTTCAGGGCTCAGCCGGGAAGCAGTCCCTCTTGCAGTAGCAAATCATGGAGACAATCCTACTAAG GTTCGAGAATATGTCAATGCATTCACCCTTCTCCGAGAGATGGGATTTCCACAGAACGCTGTTGCTGAAGCCCTAATGATGTATGACAACGACACGGACAAGGCACTGGCACATTTTCTCAACAATCCATCTTGA